A single Clavibacter nebraskensis NCPPB 2581 DNA region contains:
- a CDS encoding Lrp/AsnC family transcriptional regulator — MSTPQRPSARGLPIDAISRSIVDQLREDGRRSYAEIGKAVGLSEAAVRQRVQKLTDAGVIRIVALTDPQQLGLTRQAMIGVTVSGDVRVVADALADIPAVDYVVMTAGTFDLLAEVVCEDDEELVELLNARIRALDGVVSTETFVYLKVHTQDGHGRSR, encoded by the coding sequence ATGAGCACGCCGCAGCGCCCCTCCGCCCGCGGGCTCCCCATCGACGCCATCTCCCGCTCCATCGTCGACCAGCTGCGGGAGGACGGGCGCCGGTCGTACGCCGAGATCGGCAAGGCCGTGGGCCTCAGCGAGGCCGCCGTCCGGCAGCGCGTGCAGAAGCTCACCGACGCGGGCGTGATCCGCATCGTCGCGCTCACCGACCCGCAGCAGCTCGGCCTCACCCGCCAGGCCATGATCGGCGTCACCGTGAGCGGCGACGTGCGCGTGGTCGCCGACGCCCTCGCGGACATCCCGGCGGTCGACTACGTCGTGATGACGGCCGGCACGTTCGACCTGCTCGCCGAGGTGGTCTGCGAGGACGACGAGGAGCTCGTCGAGCTGCTCAACGCCCGGATCCGGGCGCTGGACGGCGTCGTGAGCACGGAGACGTTCGTCTACCTGAAGGTCCACACGCAGGACGGGCACGGGCGCTCGCGGTGA
- a CDS encoding FHA domain-containing protein, whose product MSEGSHRSSPADAGSAGIAVVTSHAVVLLPAGAPTSVVDGLWRAVADPAVTAEALVAALPLRGADEVASFAVLVHEAAGPEGARLQVVLRGDAVVDADVDGAAGPRRVDARQAQPFYLATLDRVRAYRTGRADAEASTTASRTDGLPLTAGVVAADAVRWRLHDARSDDPTGAEPHRRADADADADAARRASPPPVDPGLVATVLDGPADPRSGSGGPYAREDAAARAGSAGEPTVAMPAVPPADEEEAAPRVVHAFRVRRDGVPHVDADAPDRIPLDAPAIVGRRPRPPRVVRGVAPRLVTVPSPLGEISGTHLGLRQDSGVVVVTDLDSTNGTVVLVPGAERLALRPGESLVVVPGTRIDIGDGVVLEILSAR is encoded by the coding sequence GTGAGCGAGGGCTCCCACCGTTCCTCTCCCGCCGACGCGGGATCGGCCGGCATCGCGGTCGTGACGTCCCACGCCGTCGTGCTCCTGCCCGCGGGTGCTCCGACGTCGGTCGTCGACGGCCTCTGGCGCGCGGTCGCGGATCCGGCCGTCACGGCGGAGGCGCTCGTCGCGGCGCTGCCCCTGCGGGGCGCCGACGAGGTCGCGTCCTTCGCCGTGCTCGTGCACGAGGCCGCGGGACCGGAGGGCGCACGCCTCCAGGTGGTGCTGCGGGGCGACGCCGTCGTGGACGCCGACGTCGACGGGGCCGCGGGTCCCCGACGGGTGGACGCGCGGCAGGCCCAGCCCTTCTACCTGGCCACGCTCGACCGGGTGCGGGCGTACCGGACCGGGCGGGCGGACGCCGAGGCGAGCACGACCGCGAGCCGGACGGACGGCCTGCCGCTCACGGCGGGCGTCGTCGCCGCCGACGCCGTGCGCTGGCGCCTCCACGACGCGCGATCCGACGACCCCACCGGCGCAGAGCCGCACCGTCGCGCCGACGCCGACGCCGACGCCGACGCCGCGCGTCGCGCCTCCCCGCCGCCGGTCGATCCCGGCCTCGTCGCCACCGTCCTCGACGGGCCGGCGGATCCGCGCAGCGGGTCGGGAGGACCCTACGCCCGCGAGGACGCCGCCGCCCGCGCCGGATCCGCCGGCGAGCCCACCGTCGCGATGCCGGCCGTGCCACCCGCGGACGAGGAGGAGGCCGCCCCGCGCGTCGTCCACGCCTTCCGCGTCCGGCGCGACGGCGTGCCGCACGTCGACGCGGACGCCCCCGACCGGATCCCGCTCGACGCGCCCGCCATCGTCGGCCGCCGCCCCCGACCGCCGCGCGTGGTCCGGGGCGTCGCACCGCGGCTGGTGACCGTGCCCTCCCCGCTCGGCGAGATCTCCGGCACGCACCTCGGGCTCCGGCAGGACTCCGGCGTCGTCGTCGTGACCGACCTCGACTCCACGAACGGCACCGTGGTGCTCGTCCCCGGTGCCGAGCGCCTCGCGCTCCGGCCGGGGGAGTCGCTCGTGGTCGTGCCCGGCACGCGCATCGACATCGGCGACGGCGTCGTCCTCGAGATCCTGTCCGCCCGATGA
- the yaaA gene encoding peroxide stress protein YaaA, which yields MLVLLPPSETKRDGGTEGSRLDLDLLAFPELTEERRTVVRAVADLARDPEAAARALKLGPRQSAEVERNLLLESSPTMPALRRYTGVLYDPIGADALDDAQLAFAGRHVAVHSALLGPVRATDPIPAYRLSHDSRLPGLKMKAHWVASARRVLEGIPGLVLDLRSEGYAALGPRPGHADSAVVRVVARGEDGTVRALNHFNKKAKGELVRALILAGRDLGSVTELLEWAAEAGIELTRGDSGELVLVAAAH from the coding sequence GTGCTCGTCCTGCTGCCCCCGTCCGAGACGAAGCGCGACGGGGGGACGGAGGGATCGCGCCTGGATCTCGACCTCCTCGCCTTCCCCGAGCTGACGGAGGAGCGCCGCACGGTCGTGCGCGCCGTCGCCGACCTCGCCCGGGATCCGGAGGCGGCGGCCCGCGCCCTCAAGCTCGGCCCGCGCCAGTCGGCCGAGGTGGAGCGGAACCTGCTGCTCGAGTCCTCGCCGACCATGCCGGCGCTGCGCCGCTACACGGGCGTCCTCTACGACCCGATCGGCGCCGACGCCCTGGATGACGCGCAGCTCGCCTTCGCAGGCCGCCACGTCGCCGTGCACTCCGCGCTCCTCGGTCCGGTCCGGGCGACCGACCCGATCCCCGCCTACCGGCTCTCGCACGACAGCCGCCTGCCGGGCCTGAAGATGAAGGCGCACTGGGTGGCGTCGGCGCGTCGGGTGCTCGAGGGGATCCCGGGCCTCGTGCTCGACCTGCGCTCCGAGGGGTACGCGGCCCTCGGACCGCGACCGGGCCACGCGGACTCCGCCGTGGTGCGCGTGGTCGCCCGCGGCGAGGACGGCACCGTGCGCGCGCTCAACCACTTTAACAAGAAGGCGAAGGGCGAGCTCGTGCGGGCGCTGATCCTCGCCGGGCGCGACCTCGGATCCGTGACGGAGCTCCTCGAGTGGGCCGCCGAGGCCGGCATCGAGCTCACGCGCGGCGACTCCGGCGAGCTCGTCCTGGTAGCCGCCGCGCACTGA
- a CDS encoding PP2C family protein-serine/threonine phosphatase yields MTAIGADVAETSLALPDGRTLVLGWASMTDRGLRRAHNEDSVLAAVPYFAVADGMGGHAAGDVASDAVIRRLAEEQERAGSGFADPEGVEPALDLAVGDIREETGDLELHAGTTVTGACLTLVSDRPYWAVFNVGDSRVYQLRGDVLEQVTVDHSVVQEMVDAGRITRAQADRHPDGNIITRAVGVGDAAEADYWLLPVTARLRLLVCSDGLTKELADAEIRGHLLRADDAATAVRDLVVHALENGGRDNVTAVVVDVLRIDPAADTPEPARRRGLRR; encoded by the coding sequence ATGACCGCCATCGGAGCGGACGTCGCCGAGACCTCCCTCGCCCTGCCCGACGGCCGCACGCTCGTGCTCGGCTGGGCGTCCATGACCGACCGCGGCCTCCGCCGCGCCCACAACGAGGACAGCGTGCTCGCGGCCGTCCCGTACTTCGCGGTGGCGGACGGCATGGGCGGGCACGCCGCCGGCGACGTGGCCAGCGACGCCGTCATCCGCCGCCTCGCCGAGGAGCAGGAGCGCGCCGGGTCCGGTTTCGCGGATCCCGAGGGCGTGGAGCCGGCGCTCGACCTGGCCGTCGGCGACATCCGCGAGGAGACCGGGGACCTCGAGCTGCACGCGGGCACGACCGTCACGGGCGCGTGTCTCACCCTGGTGTCCGACCGTCCCTACTGGGCCGTCTTCAACGTCGGCGACTCGCGGGTCTACCAGCTGCGCGGCGACGTGCTCGAGCAGGTGACCGTCGACCACTCCGTCGTGCAGGAGATGGTGGACGCCGGCCGCATCACGCGCGCGCAGGCCGACCGGCACCCGGACGGGAACATCATCACGCGGGCGGTCGGCGTGGGCGACGCGGCCGAGGCGGACTACTGGCTGCTGCCCGTCACCGCGCGGCTGCGGCTGCTGGTCTGCTCCGACGGCCTGACCAAGGAGCTGGCCGACGCGGAGATCCGCGGGCACCTGCTGCGCGCCGACGACGCGGCGACGGCCGTGCGCGACCTCGTGGTGCACGCGCTGGAGAACGGCGGACGCGACAACGTCACGGCCGTCGTGGTCGACGTGCTGCGGATCGACCCCGCCGCCGACACGCCCGAGCCGGCCCGCCGCCGCGGCCTGCGCCGCTGA
- the atpD gene encoding F0F1 ATP synthase subunit beta — MTDTATAPVASDNVAGVGRIVRVTGPVVDIEFPHDSIPPVYNALKTTITLGEETTEITLEIALHLGDDVVRAIALKPTDGLVRGQEVRDTGAAISVPVGDVTKGKVFNVTGDILNNVGGEPIEITERWPIHRKPPMFDQLESKTQLFETGIKVIDLLTPYVQGGKIGLFGGAGVGKTVLIQEMIQRVAQDHGGVSVFAGVGERTREGNDLIMEMEEAGVFDKTALVFGQMDEPPGTRLRVALSALTMAEYFRDVKNQDVLLFIDNIFRFTQAGSEVSTLLGRMPSAVGYQPNLADEMGVLQERITSTRGHSITSLQAIYVPADDYTDPAPATTFAHLDATTELSREIASRGLYPAVDPLTSTSRILDPRYLGQAHYDTATRVKAILQKNKELQEIIAILGVDELSEEDKVTVSRARRIQQFLSQNTYMAKKFTGVEGSTVPLKNTIESFSKIADGEYDHVAEQAFFNVGDLDDVDRRWSEIQKENG; from the coding sequence ATGACTGACACCGCCACTGCGCCGGTCGCCAGCGACAACGTGGCCGGCGTCGGACGCATCGTCCGCGTCACCGGCCCGGTCGTGGACATCGAGTTCCCGCACGACTCGATCCCCCCGGTCTACAACGCCCTCAAGACGACGATCACGCTCGGCGAGGAGACGACGGAGATCACGCTCGAGATCGCGCTGCACCTCGGCGACGACGTCGTGCGCGCCATCGCCCTCAAGCCGACGGACGGCCTCGTCCGCGGCCAGGAGGTGCGCGACACGGGCGCCGCCATCTCGGTGCCCGTCGGCGACGTCACCAAGGGCAAGGTCTTCAACGTCACCGGCGACATCCTGAACAACGTCGGCGGCGAGCCGATCGAGATCACCGAGCGCTGGCCCATCCACCGCAAGCCCCCGATGTTCGACCAGCTCGAGTCGAAGACGCAGCTGTTCGAGACCGGCATCAAGGTCATCGACCTCCTCACCCCGTACGTGCAGGGCGGCAAGATCGGCTTGTTCGGCGGCGCGGGCGTCGGCAAGACCGTCCTCATCCAAGAGATGATCCAGCGCGTCGCGCAGGACCACGGCGGCGTGTCCGTGTTCGCCGGTGTCGGCGAGCGCACGCGTGAGGGCAACGACCTCATCATGGAGATGGAGGAGGCCGGCGTCTTCGACAAGACCGCGTTGGTCTTCGGCCAGATGGACGAGCCGCCGGGAACGCGCCTCCGCGTGGCCCTGTCCGCGCTCACGATGGCGGAGTACTTCCGCGACGTGAAGAACCAGGACGTGCTGCTCTTCATCGACAACATCTTCCGCTTCACGCAGGCCGGCTCCGAGGTCTCCACGCTGCTCGGCCGCATGCCGTCCGCGGTGGGCTACCAGCCGAACCTCGCGGACGAGATGGGCGTGCTCCAGGAGCGCATCACGTCGACCCGCGGCCACAGCATCACGTCGCTGCAGGCCATCTACGTCCCCGCGGACGACTACACCGACCCGGCACCGGCCACCACGTTCGCGCACCTCGACGCGACCACGGAGCTCAGCCGCGAGATCGCCTCGCGCGGTCTCTACCCGGCCGTCGACCCGCTGACGTCCACCAGCCGCATCCTCGACCCGCGGTACCTGGGCCAGGCGCACTACGACACGGCCACCCGCGTCAAGGCGATCCTGCAGAAGAACAAGGAGCTGCAGGAGATCATCGCGATCCTCGGCGTCGACGAGCTCTCCGAGGAGGACAAGGTCACGGTGTCGCGTGCGCGCCGCATCCAGCAGTTCCTCTCGCAGAACACGTACATGGCGAAGAAGTTCACGGGCGTCGAGGGCTCCACGGTGCCGCTGAAGAACACCATCGAGTCCTTCTCGAAGATCGCCGACGGCGAGTACGACCACGTGGCGGAGCAGGCGTTCTTCAACGTCGGCGACCTCGACGACGTCGACCGCCGCTGGTCCGAGATCCAGAAGGAGAACGGCTGA
- a CDS encoding F0F1 ATP synthase subunit epsilon, translating to MARADLTVTVVSADQQVWSGQASMVVARTSEGEIGILAGHEPLLAILATGNVRITQDGGTVITADADEGFLSVENDNVTVVARKAALVA from the coding sequence ATGGCCCGCGCTGATCTCACGGTGACCGTGGTCTCGGCCGACCAGCAGGTCTGGTCCGGCCAGGCCTCCATGGTCGTCGCGCGCACGAGCGAGGGCGAGATCGGCATCCTGGCCGGTCACGAGCCCCTGCTGGCGATCCTCGCGACCGGCAACGTCCGCATCACGCAGGACGGCGGCACCGTGATCACGGCCGACGCCGACGAGGGCTTCCTCTCGGTGGAGAACGACAACGTGACCGTGGTCGCACGCAAGGCCGCGCTGGTCGCGTAG
- the dapE gene encoding succinyl-diaminopimelate desuccinylase has product MPTEMPPVPELDLTAGSVEVTRAICDIESVSGDEAGLADAIERALAGCAHLQLERDGDAVVARTHLGRDRRVVIAGHIDTVPLNRNLPTRTEHEGGVEYLWGRGTVDMKAGVAVQLVLAAELVDPAYDITWIWYDHEEVSDSLNGLGRLARTRPDLLEGDFAILGEPTRAEIEGGCNGNLRVEVRAFGKRSHSARSWVGENAIHRIAPVLDTLAAYEAREVEVDGLVYREGLNAVGVSGGIAGNVIPDEAMVHVNYRFAPSRSGAEAVEHVTSLFPGFEVTVVDLAEGARPGLDAEIAQPFLAAVGGEARPKYGWTDVARFSALGVPAVNYGPGDPLLAHHDDERVDVAQITSCERGLRAWLTAR; this is encoded by the coding sequence ATGCCGACCGAGATGCCTCCCGTGCCCGAGCTGGACCTCACCGCGGGGAGCGTGGAGGTCACCCGCGCGATCTGCGACATCGAGTCGGTGTCCGGCGACGAGGCCGGCCTGGCCGACGCCATCGAGCGGGCGCTCGCCGGGTGCGCGCACCTCCAGCTCGAGCGCGACGGCGACGCGGTCGTCGCCCGCACCCACCTCGGCCGCGACCGTCGCGTCGTCATCGCCGGACACATCGACACCGTGCCGCTCAACCGCAACCTCCCCACGCGCACCGAGCACGAGGGCGGCGTCGAGTACCTCTGGGGCCGCGGCACGGTCGACATGAAGGCGGGCGTCGCCGTGCAGCTCGTGCTGGCCGCCGAGCTCGTGGATCCCGCCTACGACATCACCTGGATCTGGTACGACCACGAGGAGGTCTCCGACAGCCTCAACGGGCTCGGCCGCCTCGCCCGCACCCGGCCCGACCTGCTCGAGGGCGACTTCGCGATCCTCGGCGAGCCGACCCGGGCGGAGATCGAGGGCGGCTGCAACGGCAACCTCCGCGTCGAGGTGCGGGCGTTCGGGAAGCGCTCGCACTCGGCCCGCTCCTGGGTGGGCGAGAACGCGATCCACCGCATCGCCCCCGTGCTCGACACCCTCGCCGCGTACGAGGCGCGCGAGGTCGAGGTCGACGGGCTCGTGTACCGCGAGGGCCTCAACGCCGTGGGCGTCTCCGGCGGCATCGCGGGCAACGTCATCCCCGACGAGGCCATGGTGCACGTCAACTACCGCTTCGCCCCGAGTCGATCCGGCGCCGAGGCCGTGGAGCACGTCACGAGCCTGTTCCCCGGATTCGAGGTCACGGTCGTGGACCTCGCGGAGGGCGCCCGACCCGGCCTCGACGCGGAGATCGCGCAGCCCTTCCTCGCGGCGGTCGGCGGCGAGGCGCGCCCCAAGTACGGCTGGACCGACGTCGCCCGCTTCAGCGCGCTGGGCGTGCCGGCCGTGAACTACGGCCCCGGGGATCCGCTGCTCGCCCACCACGACGACGAGCGCGTGGACGTCGCCCAGATCACGTCGTGCGAGCGCGGCCTCCGGGCGTGGCTGACGGCGCGCTGA
- a CDS encoding methylated-DNA--[protein]-cysteine S-methyltransferase: protein MTPAPAPATAPARRHAPPAPDRRPVSPALDDHARRPLPPAAGLLPTGAALLRIPSPVGRLELVAEGDRVVALSIATADVLPLDHLDDRPSPVLAEAARQLDEHFAGRRTSFDVPVRLTGTPFQVAVWKALARVPHGGVTPYGALAQAAGRPGGARAVGGAVGANRLCILVPCHRVLGSDGRVTGFSAGDGVATKVRLLALEGSVLS from the coding sequence ATGACCCCCGCTCCCGCTCCCGCCACCGCCCCCGCGCGTCGGCACGCTCCCCCGGCTCCCGATCGCCGTCCCGTATCCCCCGCCCTCGACGACCATGCGCGCCGTCCGCTCCCGCCCGCCGCGGGCCTGCTGCCCACGGGCGCCGCGCTCCTCCGGATCCCGTCCCCCGTGGGCCGGTTGGAGCTCGTCGCGGAGGGCGACCGGGTCGTGGCCCTCTCCATCGCGACCGCGGACGTCCTGCCGCTCGACCACCTGGACGATCGGCCGAGCCCCGTCCTCGCGGAGGCGGCGCGGCAGCTGGACGAGCACTTCGCCGGTCGCCGCACGTCGTTCGACGTCCCGGTTCGGCTGACGGGCACGCCCTTCCAGGTCGCGGTCTGGAAGGCGCTCGCCCGCGTCCCCCACGGCGGCGTCACGCCGTACGGCGCCCTCGCGCAGGCGGCGGGGCGTCCCGGCGGGGCGCGCGCGGTGGGCGGCGCTGTCGGCGCCAACCGGCTCTGCATCCTGGTCCCCTGCCATCGCGTGCTCGGCTCCGACGGGCGCGTGACCGGCTTCAGCGCGGGCGACGGGGTCGCCACGAAGGTCCGGCTGCTCGCGCTCGAGGGCTCGGTGCTGTCGTGA
- a CDS encoding DNA-3-methyladenine glycosylase I, translating to MTRASLVHGEDGLARCAWSAADAEYRRYHDEEWGRPLHGDRPLFEKLCLEGFQAGLSWITILRKRPRFREVFHGFDIDAVAAMDEDDVERLMGDAGIIRNRAKILAAAGNARAVRALVDERGEGALDRMIWAHAADPRVRPRPTTADQIPAVTQESTALSRELKAHGLRFVGPTTVYALMQSSGLVDDHVVGCHRAA from the coding sequence GTGACGCGGGCGTCGCTCGTGCACGGCGAGGACGGCCTCGCGCGCTGCGCCTGGTCCGCGGCCGACGCGGAGTACCGCCGGTACCACGACGAGGAGTGGGGTCGCCCGCTGCACGGCGATCGCCCGCTGTTCGAGAAGCTGTGCCTCGAGGGCTTCCAGGCGGGGCTGTCGTGGATCACCATCCTCCGCAAGCGCCCGCGGTTCCGGGAGGTCTTCCACGGCTTCGACATTGACGCGGTCGCCGCCATGGACGAGGACGACGTCGAGCGGCTGATGGGCGACGCCGGGATCATCCGCAACCGGGCCAAGATCCTCGCGGCCGCCGGCAACGCGCGCGCGGTCCGGGCCCTCGTCGACGAGCGCGGGGAGGGCGCGCTCGACCGGATGATCTGGGCGCACGCCGCCGATCCCCGGGTCCGCCCCCGCCCGACCACGGCCGACCAGATCCCGGCCGTCACGCAGGAATCCACCGCCCTCAGCCGCGAGCTGAAGGCACACGGCCTCCGCTTCGTGGGCCCCACCACCGTCTACGCGCTCATGCAGTCATCGGGGCTCGTCGACGACCACGTCGTCGGGTGCCACCGGGCCGCCTGA
- a CDS encoding F0F1 ATP synthase subunit gamma: MGAQLRVYTQKIKSAQTTKKITRAMELISASRIQKAQQRMAASAPYSRAVTRAVSAVATFSNVDHILTTEPEKVERAAIVVFASDRGLAGAFSSSVLKESEQLAELLRSQGKEIVYYLVGRKAVGYFKFRKRDSERIWTGSTEKPEFETAKSIGDALVEKFVTPASEGGVDEIHIVFNRFVSIATQKPEVVRLLPLEVVEGVEAPGEGAVLPLYEFEPEVGDVLDALLPVYIESRIFNAMLQSAASEHAARQKAMKSASDNADKLVTTYTRLRNNARQTEITQQISEIVGGADALASSK, translated from the coding sequence ATGGGAGCACAACTCCGGGTCTACACGCAGAAGATCAAATCCGCGCAGACGACGAAGAAGATCACCCGCGCGATGGAGCTGATCTCCGCGTCGCGCATCCAGAAGGCGCAGCAGCGGATGGCGGCGTCCGCGCCGTACTCCCGCGCCGTCACGCGCGCGGTCTCGGCGGTGGCGACGTTCTCCAACGTCGATCACATCCTCACGACCGAGCCGGAGAAGGTGGAGCGGGCGGCGATCGTCGTCTTCGCCTCCGACCGCGGCCTCGCCGGCGCGTTCAGCTCCAGCGTCCTGAAGGAGTCGGAGCAGCTCGCCGAGCTCCTCCGCTCGCAGGGCAAGGAGATCGTCTACTACCTCGTGGGCCGCAAGGCCGTCGGGTACTTCAAGTTCCGCAAGCGGGACTCGGAGCGCATCTGGACCGGCAGCACCGAGAAGCCCGAGTTCGAGACCGCGAAGTCGATCGGCGACGCGCTCGTGGAGAAGTTCGTGACGCCGGCGTCCGAGGGCGGGGTGGACGAGATCCACATCGTCTTCAACCGCTTCGTGTCGATCGCCACGCAGAAGCCCGAGGTCGTCCGGCTGCTGCCGCTCGAGGTCGTCGAGGGGGTGGAGGCGCCCGGCGAGGGTGCCGTCCTGCCGCTCTACGAGTTCGAGCCCGAGGTGGGCGACGTGCTCGACGCGCTGCTGCCCGTCTACATCGAGAGCCGCATCTTCAACGCGATGCTCCAGTCGGCCGCCTCCGAGCACGCCGCGCGCCAGAAGGCCATGAAGTCGGCGAGCGACAACGCCGACAAGCTCGTGACCACCTACACGCGGCTGCGGAACAACGCGCGCCAGACCGAGATCACGCAGCAGATCTCCGAGATCGTCGGCGGCGCGGACGCGCTCGCCTCCAGCAAGTAA
- the dapD gene encoding 2,3,4,5-tetrahydropyridine-2,6-dicarboxylate N-succinyltransferase, which produces MASPASPPSAAPASSPATGSAWGYGLATVASNGTVLDTWFPAPELGPLPAGRDRWIAPAWIEELAVADPRRGVTVDIVTVEVDLQAPPASTPDAYLRLHLLSHLLVAPNTLNLDGIFGQLPIVVWTNAGPVHPDDFDRLRPSLQRAGIAAHGVDKFPRLLDYVTPDRVRIADASRVRLGAHLAPGTTVMHEGFVNFNAGTLGSSMVEGRITQGVVVGDGSDVGGGASIMGTLSGGGTQRVVIGERALLGANSGVGISIGDDSVVEAGLYVTAGTKVRLAGEAPGPDGTVPQVKAVELSGRPGILFRRNSLTGAVEAVPRRGGGSILNDALHA; this is translated from the coding sequence ATGGCCTCCCCCGCTTCGCCCCCGTCCGCCGCGCCCGCCTCCTCCCCCGCCACCGGATCCGCCTGGGGCTACGGGCTCGCGACCGTCGCCTCGAACGGCACCGTCCTCGACACCTGGTTCCCCGCGCCCGAGCTCGGGCCGCTGCCGGCCGGCCGCGACCGCTGGATCGCGCCGGCCTGGATCGAGGAGCTCGCCGTGGCCGACCCGCGCCGGGGCGTGACGGTCGACATCGTCACCGTCGAGGTCGACCTGCAGGCGCCGCCCGCGTCCACGCCCGACGCCTACCTGCGGCTGCACCTGCTCAGCCACCTGCTCGTGGCGCCGAACACGCTGAACCTCGACGGGATCTTCGGCCAGCTCCCCATCGTCGTCTGGACCAACGCCGGGCCCGTGCACCCCGACGACTTCGACCGGCTGCGGCCGTCGCTCCAGCGGGCGGGCATCGCCGCGCACGGGGTGGACAAGTTCCCCCGCCTGCTCGACTACGTCACGCCGGACCGCGTGCGCATCGCCGACGCCTCGCGCGTGCGCCTCGGAGCCCACCTCGCGCCCGGCACCACCGTCATGCACGAGGGCTTCGTCAACTTCAACGCCGGCACTCTCGGCTCCTCCATGGTCGAGGGCCGGATCACGCAGGGCGTCGTCGTGGGCGACGGCTCGGACGTCGGCGGCGGCGCCTCCATCATGGGCACGCTCTCGGGCGGCGGCACGCAGCGCGTCGTCATCGGCGAGCGGGCGCTCCTCGGGGCGAACTCGGGCGTCGGAATCTCCATCGGCGACGACAGCGTCGTGGAGGCGGGCCTCTACGTGACGGCCGGCACCAAGGTCCGGCTCGCGGGCGAGGCGCCGGGCCCGGACGGGACCGTGCCGCAGGTGAAGGCCGTCGAGCTCTCCGGCCGGCCCGGGATCCTGTTCCGCCGCAACTCGCTCACGGGCGCCGTGGAGGCGGTCCCGCGGCGTGGCGGCGGGTCGATCCTCAACGACGCGCTGCACGCGTAG